From Huiozyma naganishii CBS 8797 chromosome 11, complete genome, a single genomic window includes:
- the PEX6 gene encoding AAA family ATPase peroxin 6 (similar to Saccharomyces cerevisiae PEX6 (YNL329C); ancestral locus Anc_3.9), with the protein MKVSVDFSFNDCCKQCQVSKDVFDVLSRDTDQLVYSKVWVPQYTRQNLDFVLHCTCDSQLPLNTIRIPARLFGISVGEFTSDYALMERVNSRPPSLTQIFLLIRDQLYDKLLQLPTEHDIMEFFSKKYGVVELGTVVHENEILDPQWCQILSCNPYKQGVVNFDSTKITLIRDDEHLLMDVSSTTQIPIENADYGKLPFESLREKVSREMLVPEPCNSDDDSLYVFATMDTLVSLNVISGSLVRLKSEQNSSSSIAKMFVFLSPNQYESGKVYLTPRLMYQFHESSSISIWPYHNLDVKQIPIAKSVSLARIGSWHQSQKVFQNIILHSLKQNFMDKRRILKVGDKIPVVFDSSLLPFFENGGDGPAWHNELIEADNLVWFKVEEVDFNNDENSTINKDAIFLVDPTEQTKLVTVNVVNERPLPLNKCDFLSFYRLDSVFQFDYDIFPYAKKLTNIVESSLKREQSRLNMDTSILLHSSNNGTGKNTLLRSVSLSLGIHFFETDCRSLATNLTSVDSTAKILGFIKARIGNPLSHATPAIVYISHLEHLFTQSDPNQDPVAAKLSRSFEAEFVNLAQHFMHDFHNVVFIASTNDISTVPSRIRSRFQFEIEVPTPTEPQRRDIFRWYLSQDQLNKGEHNSFHFTAAKDVDYLKLALHSAGLKPLNIKSIVQTAKAESYRHYQSNTEDLIWQMNCCVVTMEALQVAINKARDEFSESIGAPKIPNVTWADIGGIDVVKGEIMDTIDLPLKHPELFRSGMKKRSGILFYGPPGTGKTLMAKAIATNFSLNFFSVKGPELLNMYIGESEANVRKVFQKAREAKPCIIFFDEIDSVAPKRGNQGDSGGVMDRIVSQLLAELDGMGEDGDGVFVVGATNRPDLLDEALLRPGRFDKLLYLGIPDTDEKQLNILKALTRKFDLAEDVDLLELAQRCPFNYTGADFYALCSDSILNAMTRVAGDVDRKVEAYNEQNDAHVSVNKWFDSVAKEEDTAVQVQMSDFVKALQETKPSVSKEELAHYLQVKKTFEG; encoded by the coding sequence ATGAAAGTTAGTGTGgacttctccttcaatgACTGTTGCAAACAGTGCCAAGTCTCAAAAGATGTTTTTGATGTGTTGTCCCGCGACACCGATCAGTTAGTATACTCAAAAGTTTGGGTACCACAGTATACAAGGCAGAATCTGGATTTTGTCTTGCACTGCACCTGCGACAGTCAGCTACCTTTGAATACCATACGGATTCCCGCACGTCTCTTCGGTATAAGCGTGGGTGAATTTACCAGTGATTATGCCCTTATGGAAAGGGTGAACTCAAGACCACCCAGTTTGACTCAAATCTTTCTACTGATCAGAGATCAATTGTACGACAAGTTGTTGCAACTACCTACAGAGCATGATATCATGGAATTTTTCTCTAAGAAGTATGGAGTTGTAGAATTGGGAACCGTGGTGCATGAAAACGAAATTTTGGACCCCCAATGGTGTCAGATATTAAGCTGCAACCCATACAAGCAAGGTGTGGTCAACTTCGATTCCACCAAAATCACACTGATCAGGGATGACGAACATTTGCTAATGGACGTTTCCTCAACAACTCAAATACCTATCGAGAATGCGGATTACGGGAAACTGCCTTTTGAGAGTCTCAGAGAAAAAGTAAGCAGAGAGATGCTTGTACCAGAACCGTGCAATTCTGATGACGATTCATTGTACGTGTTTGCTACTATGGACACTCTGGTGAGCCTCAATGTAATAAGCGGCTCCCTTGTACGATTAAAGAGCGAACAAAActcatcttcttccatTGCCAAAATGTTTGTTTTCTTAAGTCCGAATCAATATGAAAGCGGTAAAGTATACCTGACACCCAGGTTAATGTACCAGTTTCATGAATCATCTTCTATATCGATTTGGCCGTACCACAACCTCGATGTGAAACAAATACCCATTGCCAAATCTGTATCTCTTGCCCGGATAGGAAGTTGGCATCAGTCACAGAAAGTTTTCCAGAATATCATATTGCATAgtttgaaacaaaatttcatggacaagagaagaattttgaaagtcggAGATAAAATCCCTGTTGTATTCGACTCTTCGTTGTTACCTTTTTTCGAAAACGGAGGGGATGGTCCCGCCTGGCATAACGAGTTAATTGAAGCGGATAACTTGGTCTGGTTTAAAGTCGAAGAGGTCGACTTTAACAATGATGAAAACTCAACAATAAACAAGGACGCAATTTTCTTGGTGGACCCTACGGAACAAACAAAACTGGTCACAGTAAACGTAGTCAATGAAAGACCGTTGCCCTTGAATAAGTGCGATTTTCTCTCCTTCTACAGATTAGACTCAGTGTTCCAATTTGACTATGACATCTTCCCATATGCCAAAAAACTCACCAATATCGTGGAATCTAGTCTAAAACGTGAACAGAGTAGATTGAATATGGACACATCAATATTACTTCACTCGTCAAATAATGGAACAGGTAAAAATACTCTTCTTAGATCTGTGTCGCTGAGTCTTGGAATCCACTTTTTCGAAACAGATTGTCGATCATTGGCCACTAACCTAACTTCAGTGGACTCTACAGCAAAGATTTTAGGTTTTATAAAGGCACGAATCGGAAATCCTTTGTCTCATGCGACACCAGCTATTGTGTATATATCACATCTGGAGCACTTGTTCACACAATCTGATCCAAACCAGGACCCAGTCGCAGCGAAACTATCAAGATCATTTGAAGCAGAGTTTGTCAATCTGGCTCAGCATTTTATGCATGACTTTCACAACGTAGTTTTTATTGCTTCTACAAACGATATAAGCACGGTCCCGTCTCGGATACGATCACGATTCcaatttgaaattgaagttcCTACACCCACAGAACCGCAGCGCCGTGATATTTTTAGATGGTATCTATCACAAGACCAATTGAATAAAGGAGAGCACAACTCTTTCCATTTTACGGCAGCAAAGGATGTTGACTATTTGAAACTGGCCTTGCATTCAGCTGGGTTGAAACCGCTAAATATTAAATCAATAGTTCAAACAGCAAAGGCTGAAAGCTATAGACATTATCAATCCAACACAGAAGACTTAATTTGGCAAATGAATTGCTGTGTTGTGACAATGGAAGCTTTACAGGTGGCAATTAACAAGGCAAGAGATGAGTTTTCTGAATCGATTGGTGCGCCAAAAATACCAAATGTTACATGGGCCGATATTGGAGGTATTGACGTTGTCAAGGGTGAAATAATGGACACCATCGATCTACCTTTAAAGCATCCCGAGTTGTTCCGTTCTGGgatgaaaaagagaagcgGCATTCTGTTTTATGGACCACCTGGCACAGGGAAAACGCTTATGGCCAAAGCGATCGCCACTAATTTCTCTCTGAATTTCTTCAGTGTCAAGGGGCCTGAATTGTTGAATATGTACATTGGTGAATCAGAAGCCAATGTACGTAAAGTATTCCAGAAAGCAAGAGAAGCCAAACCATGTAtcatattttttgatgAGATTGACTCCGTGGCCCCGAAAAGGGGTAATCAGGGAGATTCTGGCGGTGTCATGGATCGTATTGTCTCTCAGCTGTTGGCCGAATTGGACGGTATGGGAGAGGACGGGGACGGTGTGTTTGTAGTGGGCGCCACCAACAGACCTGATCTGCTTGATGAGGCCCTTCTGAGACCAGGCAGATTTGACAAACTGCTTTACCTCGGAATTCCGGATACCGATGAAAAGCAATTGAATATATTGAAGGCATTAACACGGAAATTCGATTTGGCTGAAGACGTCGATTTGCTGGAACTAGCCCAAAGGTGTCCCTTCAACTACACGGGTGCGGATTTCTATGCACTCTGCTCAGATTCAATTCTCAATGCCATGACGAGAGTCGCTGGTGATGTAGACCGCAAAGTGGAAGCATACAACGAGCAAAACGATGCGCACGTCTCGGTGAACAAGTGGTTCGACAGTGTAGCAAAAGAGGAGGATACGGCTGTGCAGGTACAGATGTCCGATTTTGTGAAAGCTTTGCAAGAGACGAAACCCAGTGTATCTAAGGAAGAGCTTGCCCATTACTTACAGGTAAAGAAGACTTTCGAGGGTTGA
- the RIB4 gene encoding lumazine synthase RIB4 (similar to Saccharomyces cerevisiae RIB4 (YOL143C); ancestral locus Anc_3.7): protein MAVKGLGKIDQAYDGSNLRIGIIHARWNSVIIDALVAGAIKRMQSLGVKEENIIVETVPGSYELPWGTKRFVDRQKKAGEPLDAVIPIGVLIKGSTMHFEYISESTTHALMQLQDKVNMPVIFGLLTCLTEEQALARAGIDEAKSMHNHGEDWGAAAVEMSVKYGPHCDF, encoded by the coding sequence ATGGCAGTTAAAGGTCTAGGTAAGATTGATCAAGCGTACGATGGGTCCAATCTGAGAATTGGTATCATCCACGCCCGTTGGAACAGTGTTATTATTGATGCCCTAGTTGCTGGTGCCATTAAGAGAATGCAGTCTCTTGGTgtgaaggaggagaatATCATTGTTGAGACTGTCCCTGGCTCATACGAGCTGCCATGGGGAACCAAGAGGTTTGTTGATAGACAAAAAAAGGCAGGCGAACCATTGGATGCCGTTATTCCAATCGGTGTTTTGATCAAGGGTAGTACCATGCACTTTGAGTACATCTCTGAGTCCACGACCCATGCTTTGATGCAATTGCAAGACAAGGTGAACATGCCTGTGATCTTTGGTCTATTGACTTGTTTGACGGAAGAGCAAGCGCTTGCGAGAGCAGGGATTGACGAAGCCAAGAGCATGCACAACCACGGTGAAGATTGGGGTGCTGCTGCCGTTGAAATGAGCGTCAAATACGGCCCACATTGCGATTTCTAG
- the NOP8 gene encoding Nop8p (similar to Saccharomyces cerevisiae NOP8 (YOL144W); ancestral locus Anc_3.6) translates to MESRIFVGNIHNDFESCLGELLVRFSRFGEVRGAGFEKHATFAFLNMSFESVEKLHKLRSSFNNVKFKGNLLKVDVAKPDWQEAWKLRQPIEQEENELLEKRALEHSWRYYKKLENINMTWDERKNTISGRMRQTPRQRAQLRNVTFRVNVNGSLKVYKCYKTKLWGYERNRELRDLVANFSGGKWWNGYNHIVDRLNYTRSKRSVRFMDANSNTLTVSQTDATENTPKDEGDDINELLTEQEKEKNNGVLNELLQGFDLDKPMAVIDSDEAEVFGISDHEDENYAEEEPSENAGEDVTVDERPAEQMDEEEQDDFVPTFGQTERTNVNNTETLRSLFNPERQQPASGFKLLVDNDDIDETKDIAETVESEAEVDNIQDEPEPKRQKNENRLFFPHFDSPFLVGQTQLSHICGQGTTEDVLSSWDEQFWENRGGWMREMKSKRRDAQRQARKRKSKDGNFILI, encoded by the coding sequence ATGGAGAGCAGGATATTTGTTGGGAACATACACAACGATTTTGAGAGTTGTTTGGGTGAGCTGCTCGTTAGGTTTTCCCGTTTCGGCGAGGTGCGTGGTGCAGGGTTCGAGAAACATGCGACGTTTGCCTTCTTGAACATGTCGTTTGAAAGCGTGGAGAAGCTGCACAAACTGCGGTCGAGCTTCAATAACGTCAAGTTCAAGGGGAACCTGTTGAAAGTTGACGTCGCGAAGCCGGACTGGCAGGAAGCCTGGAAACTTCGCCAGCCCATTGAGCAAGAGGAAAACGAGcttttggagaagagggCTCTTGAACACTCGTGGAGGTACTATAAAAAACTTGAGAACATCAACATGACCTGGGATGAACGGAAGAATACCATCTCGGGCAGAATGAGGCAGACCCCAAGGCAGAGGGCCCAGTTGCGGAATGTGACGTTTAGGGTGAACGTCAACGGCTCTCTTAAAGTGTACAAGTGCTACAAGACGAAACTGTGGGGGTACGAAAGGAACAGAGAACTCAGAGACCTTGTTGCCAATTTCAGCGGCGGGAAGTGGTGGAACGGGTACAACCACATCGTAGATAGGCTAAATTATACCAGGAGCAAACGCTCTGTTCGGTTCATGGATGCAAACAGTAACACATTGACTGTATCGCAAACGGATGCCACTGAGAACACCCCGAAAGATGAGGGAGACGATATCAACGAACTGCTGACAGAGcaagaaaaggagaaaaaCAACGGCGTCTTGAATGAACTGTTACAAGGGTTCGATCTCGATAAACCAATGGCCGTAATCGACTCCGATGAGGCAGAAGTATTTGGTATATCTGACCACGAGGACGAAAACTATGCGGAAGAGGAACCTAGCGAAAACGCAGGAGAAGATGTAACGGTAGATGAGAGACCCGCAGAACAAATGGACGAAGAGGAGCAGGACGATTTCGTTCCAACTTTTGGTCAAACTGAGAGGACAAATGTGAACAACACAGAGACGTTGAGATCTCTGTTCAATCCAGAGCGCCAACAACCGGCCTCTGGTTTCAAACTGTTGGTAGACAATGACGATATCGACGAAACAAAGGACATTGCGGAAACTGTAGAATCTGAAGCCGAAGTGGATAATATCCAAGACGAACCTGAACCAAAGAGACAAAAGAACGAAAACCGTTTGTTCTTTCCGCATTTTGATTCGCCGTTCTTGGTTGGTCAGACACAATTGAGTCACATATGCGGCCAGGGCACCACAGAAGATGTACTGTCTTCGTGGGACGAACAATTTTGGGAGAACAGAGGTGGTTGGATGAGGGAGATGAAGAGCAAACGGAGAGACGCCCAAAGACAGGcaaggaaaaggaaatcAAAGGACGGGAACTTCATACTCATTTGA